The genome window ttgCAAATTCAAAGCTTtgacattaaataataaatataagattttaatttttcaatgatagaccaataatatatatgaaaataattaaggctctttttaatttttttacttgaatttttaatacatttaaGATGTTGTAatactatttgttttttttaattattattttaagatatttcatttgaataacaaaattaagaaaaatttaaaattttacatgATGTACGAAGTCTTTTGCATGAATttctattcaatttttatatttttattaaatgtgaAAAGACATGCTAATTCAAATTAACATGTACGACTATGATGCATGATTCATTTCAAGATTCTcgaattttgtttgtttgttcttCTAATCAAGAAGAAGACTAGAAGaccattattattttcttattatttttactctTATTGAATAGATTAAGGATTTTTTGAGGAGATACCAAGAAAAATGTCTTCATTAGCACAATAGTTTTTAGATTACTATCCAAAATCAATCAAACTtaagaaattgttttcatttgaaaatgttgaggTTCATGCATATAgtaacaaaaatttcaaaatgtttGTATATGAGTTTTTCATAGTATACTCTATTGTCTTCTTCAAGACATTCCATCtactcttttcctttttaaaaatcatctaCTACTAAAAAATTGATGATTGAACCACTAACCCTATTATCTCTCTCTCCACAATCATTCACTAACCAATCATTAATTGAGGCCATGAGAGAAAGCCCCATAAAATATAACTTTGTATAAGCTTGTGTCTCTCACAAAATGTAGTGATTATCAAAGATAATCTTCATTGTATGCATGCCTTTTGAGGACAAACATCTCAATTCAATACAAGTTTTACACTGAGAATTAGATTTAGGAGAGCTGGAGAGGAACAAACATCTCACTAGATATCATTTTTAACATAGAAAAactgattaattaaccacaatGAAATCAGAGATCAGCAACTTAACAAGAAATGAATGGAGATTTTTCTTTATGGGAACCTCCTCATTCATGAACCTCCTTCAATCAACTTGGTGCATGAAGGTTTCAACAAAGGGGCAATTTGGAAACAGTAAGAATATTCCATCTTGGGTCTTATTTATTGTGGCATAAAAAAAGAGGGGAAGGATTGTTTAATTGGAATATAGATTGCAATCATTTTGGCCAACATGGGGTTGTCTCAAATCTCATTATTTGCTTTGGCAGaaccctaattaatttttttgtagcTTTCAAAGACTTCATTTCAAATCATTATTTATGTCAAAAGAATCCCAACAGAGTCAATACTAGCATGCAGTCATGGTGACTTATGAAAATCACATGTCTGTGTAAAGCAGCCACCTCAGCTCCAAGTCTATAACACCTTTGCATCACTTGAATTGCATATAGGTACAATAATATAGAGATTATCAAGAGAAAGGGTTATGCTATTCTGAATTACTTTTTCACACATAATGCAGAAAATGTTTGATCATAGGACTTCCTCTCATTCTCAACAAAAAGTTTTTCAGGTCCAAACTAAGGGTTTATTCAAGATTTTAACAAGTAGATGCACCTTGACAAATATTCTGTTGCAGTAGCTAAAAAGTACAAGGAAAAATATGCTTCATCCTAAAAAATTATAGGAAAAATGTGAAAGGAAagataaagagaaagaaagggaaaacaaagaaaagggtTTGGGACAAAAGGTTTTTCCTTCATTCTGTATTCAACATGATTTATCTTTTAAACACAGAAAGAAGATTGAAATAGTAGTGAATTTTAAggattgtttattttatttatttccttgttTTCTATTCTCATACAAGTTTGGTGTTGGGAGAAGAATCAAAATAAAGGGTAGAGAAAGTATGGGCCACAAATGGGGATGATGATGGTGGAGGAGTGCTGAATTCAAATTCTCTGTTTCTATAGCAAGGTTAAACCAGAGCATAAAAAGGGGAAGAGCATCCATATAATAGAACTTCTAAGAAAATCCTTTTTCCattcaacattttcaaatttcacCAAACAGATACTAACTACTACTCTACATGCTTTGATTGCTTTGATAGAGGATGGTACAAGCACACATACAAATGCAAAATACAGGCTTTGATTGCTGAAATAGAAGAGGTTGGTCCAAGAATATCAACAAGGGCAATGTATGCCTCCATGCACTGACCCAACAAGACAATGATATCAGCAAAGAAGGATACAACTCCATCTCACATCAAGTTCGTAAAAAATAACACTAGGGACTCTTCTATCATGGGAATTTGTTTTGGTGACAACTAAACTCTTCAATAAACACAGTATGAGGCTTGTTGCATGTCAACACCATGATCATGTTGATAATGGAGAAGTCTTGAGGATCAAGGCATATGTTCctacaaattaaaagaaaaaaaaaaggattactTCTGAATCAATTAAAGCCATAAACTTGAACATGTGATCCTAAGAAAAGCATAAAAATTTTAGAGCAATCAAATACAGCCACTATTTCACTGATTAGTAATAAAGAACCATGTAGCTGTAAGAGTAAATATGAATCAAATATGGAATTCCATTACATCTCAATAGAGCTTAAATAAAACTGTTTTATATGTGGAAGGTGAAGAGTGCTAACAAAAGGAAGCATAATCAAACAACTAATCATCAagggaaaaggagaaaaataaaggacTAAATCATTGCAGTCAAAATGAAATCAGTTATGTTAAAATACAATATATACCCAAAGTCCCTCACAGGTTGAACAGCATCTTGCTCAGCACCCTTTTTCTAAATGAAGTTGCTTTATTACACATCTCAATTATTTATTAGAGTAAAACAGCAAATAAGAGCAGTCACAGATTTACTGCTTGCCTAACACCCAAATGCATGCAGCTGTTGCACTTATCATGCCAAACCCCTGATGAGAATTCACAAAAGACAAACAGGGAAAGTGATATCTTAAGCAACACTTGAGAAAACTCCTAGCAATTTTACAAGTTCTCTAGGACTTTTAATCAAGTCAAATGAGAAAGGACAGAGCAAGCTTCTACAAGTACAACCAAGCTAATCATGATATACAcacaatctaaaaaaaaaaaaaatcacctttCGGAGTCCTCAAATAACAATCAAAGCAAAACAACATACAAAATGAGTGCATTCAAAATGGATTGGTAAGAAAATGAACAGGCTTAAGTTTACTTATGGCCTACTTGGCACAGGGTTAATTTCTAGTGAAGAGCTTTGCTAAAAAGATATGTGTAAAGAAGAGCTTTTATTTAACCtgaagaaattttaaattttaaaatctcttCCTATATAAGCTCTTTTATAAAAGCATATCCCCCATAACTTTTGAAAAGAGCTTTTAGACCTCAATATTCTTCTACTGAATGTGCTTCATTGCATAATCACAAATCCTGTAAAGCTCTTTAGCAGTTATGAAGAGCTTTTAGGGACTTAAAAAGTTAGTACTAAATGGGGGCTTAATATTGGTCTTCAAGCATTATGTCATTGCATTTGTCTCAATTATTGAAATTACTCAAGGTTCCAGTGTTCTCATttagaaagaagaagaaggcctTAATATTGGTCTTAAAGACCTTCCACTTCTTTCTAAATGAGAACACTGGAACCTTGAGTAAGAACACTGGAATCTTGCATAATTTCAATAATTGAGCCAAACAAAATGTCATAGTGCTTTAAAACCAATATTAATCCTTTTCCTCTTTCCAGATGAGAACGCTGGAATTGCAGGACCAAATTACTCCAATTCAAGGAGCTTTACAGGCATTCCCATATTTTATTAATTCCAGAACCGAAATGGAACCAATGGCATATCAAAAACACCACACATGCCCCTTAACCCTTCAATTAATCATTCAACACTTGAGTATATAGTTGTTAGGATGAATAGCTGTGGTTTCTGATCTACAACAGTTTAAGTATTTAAACAATTTAATCTCACATGAAGATCTTTTCATATTCCATCCTTAATTATCCAGAACGAAAAGATTTAGGAATTAAACTACACAAGCAAAAATTTATTGCTTTAATGGATTAAACATTTGCACAATGttgaaatgatttaaaaaaggCATTTAAGAAAAGTACCTGGAACTAAAGTTTTCCCAGCAGTACCTGAAGGGCATTTTCCTCAAGAGACTCGTTATCCCCCCAGAGAcctaaattagaaaaattcaaaaaccttCACAAGAGAACAATGTCGAACGAAGTAACAAAATTTTAGTTAGCAGTGAATATGAATTGGAGTCAAAAGAATTACTAGATGCATTCATGCCATCAAATATGGCCATGTTGGCAGCTTTAACATCTACGCGAAGCTGtcataaaacaaaacaaatgagGCATGAATAAGGGGAAATCAAGTCCAAACAGGAAAAAATGTACTGCAGCTAGTAATACCAAAAAGAAGTAATATTGTCACGAAACTTAAGTGTATGAAAAGTATTGAGAGATTGTagaaaataatatgcaaccgtTAGTTCCCTGAGAACCCATGGAAGCAAAAGTTAACAAATAGGAAAGCACGTATGTGAGTGTGTgtctatatatacatatgtcCACAAATGAAGTAAATAGAATAATGGAATAGATCTCACTCTGCTGGTAAGGATGGCAAACGGGCTGTCTAATCAGTTAACCTTCAACAGGTCACCTTATTGGTACACGTTGGCCCTTACACAAGCTAGGGGCAGAGATGAAATGGTAAGTTCCAACTTCAATTGAGACACGCAAGGGTTCTAGCAGGCCAACCAAATATCAATTTCCTTTACTCACATTTTTTTTGGTACTGTTAAGGCATTGTAGTAATAAGTAACTTTGGGAAAATTTCTGAACCATGTAGGAGGAATGTTATCAAACAAACATACTTCTGATGTCAGGAAGCAAAAAGCAAAGGGACTTTCAGCTCTAAATTACAGCTGCAAGCATGTAAATCATCATATGTTACTGAAGAAAactaaatactttatttttgaCGGAATTTGAGCCTTGTTTAGGATAGGAGATCCCATCCCAAACCCACCATAATACCTTCCCTACTTATGAAAAAGAAGTGTTTATGTATGTCAATGTTTGAAAGTTGATGTGTGCAAACTCTcgaggaaaaagaaattaaaacttGACAGAGATTAAACAACAATGGAGGCAATGAATGCAGTATAATTTTTCaatcatgtaaaaataaaagcCATCGTTTTAGCATGACAAAGCTCCATGCCCACAACACTATCTTATTAGAAAAAAAGCCACTAGTcaagaaaatacaaaatcaGACATTTGAACTACCAAATCCACACTCTCAATACTTTTGCAAAGCTCAAAAACAAACCAATGGCGTTTAATCCAAAGAAGGGAACATTGTCCACACGGGGGAGAACCTGATCTCCCCAGCTGGCAGCACACAGAAGCAGATCAACTGAAGAATTCTCCTAGAAATACTGAAAAGAAGGTGCAGTTGCCACACATCCCACTGATTTAAGATCCCCAACTTTaaatgaaaacataattttgacaTGCAAGAATAACTGAGGAACATCAGTCTTAGAAGGACAACTGAGTCTTGGCAACTCAACACGATATCAGACGAGATGCCATAAACAGATAAACAGTGTATACAGGTAGATAAATCATTGGAAAGATTAAAACAAATAGCCTTGTCCAAgtgattaaattatcttttatacaATTATCAAACTGGGAGGAGTATTCATGCTAAATTGGAAGATGGAGATAGGCCATCCCAAGTGGAATTTGAGAATTACCTTTGTAGATTTCCAATTTCTGCCTTGTCTGAATGCCACATTTTTCATTGAAATCTTGAGGGACAACCATGTTGGTGAGCCTAACCTGCTTTCCAAGAGGCAAGTAGTCTTTCCAAGAGACACAGAGATGATGCGTTGGGCATGCCAGAGATACAGCCATGTTGTTCTTGCTTTTGTCAATAGACAGCATGTAAGATGGATAATCACCATATCCTACTCATGTAGCCCAATTGTAAATGTGATCATCATGTCCACAGATACAAAACTACATATTGTGGGTAAGGCTAACTTCTAGGTTACTTAACACAGTAAATTAATGTTGAAGACAGATTAGGACACCAGCCTTTTAAcatcatgtttgaattgttctagcatttaaatttataatctGCAGTAACCACTCTGAAGCTATACCACATCCATGCAGTTAGTCACATGGCATCCTGGATTAGGAGCACTTTGCAAAACCTCCCAACTATCTAGAAGAATGGTAGACGCTGTTTCTCCTTAAACACCTCCtatcatatttcatttcatCAAGCTTGCAGAGTCCACCCTCCTGGCTTTCCATAAGCCATCAATCACATACTTGCATGTCAGTGGATTTGGCAAAAGCCCCATTTTCAGCATCATATCCTGGATCTCCAATGACCTAGCAATGTCACCCTTTGCACTGGTAATTCTGATAAGTGCATTAAAACTTTCTGTGTCATGAATTTGGAATTCCTTGGCAAAGAAGCTCAATAGTGATTCTGCTTTATCAATATCATTTTCCCTGCAGTACCCATAAAATAAAGCCCTGCAAATTTCCAAATCAGGTAGCATGCCAGATGCAACCATTTCACCCACTAATGATTCACCCTCCATACTTCTACTTAATCTACTCAAGCAGCCTATAACAGCTCTATAAGTAGCTAAATTGGGCTTTATTTCCTTATCTACCATCTCCATTTTCAGTAGTAAAGCCTCTGCTATACAATCACATTGGCAGAATGATTTGATTAACTCATTATAAATCTCCAACTCAGGCTTGTGGCCATCTTTAGACATTCTCTCCAAAAGGTTCTTGGCTGCAAAAGGCCGATTCTCCCGACACAAAGCCACTATTAGGTAAGAATAAATATCCTGTGATATTGAAACTCCAAATCTCTGAAGCTCCACAACCAAATTCAAAGCTGAAAGAAATTTACCCTCTTTCCCATATCCTTCCACAAGTACCCAACAAGTGAAACTGTCTGGAGAGATCCCATTCCATATCATGTCATGCAACAATGACCTTGATTCTTGCATCTTTCCCTCCTTGCAATAACCATGAATAAGAGTGTTGTATGTTACAATATCTGGACTCAGCCCTCTATGAACCATCCTATGGAAGAGCTGATGAGCTTCTCTCACCCTCCCTTCTTTACAAAGACCATTCATCAAGGCAGTATATGATACCAAATCTGGCACCACACCCCTCCTATACATGATCTTATACAGATAAAATGCATCATCCAGCCTTCCTTTCCTACAATAGCTATTTATCAGTGTATTATAAGTCACAATATCAGGGTCGAACCCTTCTTCTTCCATCTTCTCTAAGAACTTGTTCACCTTACCTGTATCCCCATCCTTGCATAGAACGTGAGtcaaaatattaaatgtatACAAATTTGGAGCTATCCCAAATCTTTCCATTTCTTCATAAACTTCCCAACACCGATCAGTATAATTCAGCTTCAACAATCCATTCAAAAGATAATTTGAGGTAATCACAGTGGGGACAAAACCAACCCTTAACATCCTCCTAAAACTTCTTAAACCCTCTCGAACCCGCCCCATTCTCAGATAGGCCTTAACAAGCATATCGAAGACAACAGGGTCCCAATTACAATCTTCAGTacacaaaatcaaatttttgaaaacatcttCACTGGGCAAATCATCCTTAACCAACTCCACCAATTCACATAAAAATTTCATTGCTTGGGAAAAATTCCTAGACCATGCCAACGTATGAACGACAATACAATAGTTCTGGGTACTGGGTCTCAGACCCAGATCATTTTTTACCCAATTGAAGAAAGAGAGAGCCGTGAAGGAATCAGATTGGCATCTCAACAGAACCCTAGAAATTTCCTGGGCGCCCAGATGAGGGAGAAGCGCGTTCACTTCTGTGTGAAGAAGGGCAAGATTGGAATTGTGTTGCTTGAGATTAGAGCAGATGAGATTGACAATGTTGTTGGGGTTTTGGGTTTGGGGGAGAAGGTGATAGAGTGAGTTTGAGATTGAATTGGTTTGAGATTGGTTAAGGGTTTGcagagatgaagaagaagaagaagaataggGAAATTTTGGTATAAGGATGAAGCGCAAAACTGTTAATGAGAGTGGGCATTTGTAGAGATTAAGCTTAATAGCATGGATTGAAGTAGGATTCATAATAGAACTAGCGTACCTAGGCTCCAGATACGGGGGACAAAGCTTTGGAATCCGCAGTTCAGGGGTTTGGAACCGACTTTGTATGAAATAACGGTCAAACAAATCGTTCAGAATGCCCCCCACACTAACCCTAAACATAGAAACGGGTCAGGCCGGCTTGTGACCGGGGATGGGCCGGATGGCAATCAGATGAAGTTTTTTGGAAGGGAAAATTATTAATCCCTAAaaggaattttcaaaaattgatcaTCATAAAATTTCAATCATCTATGATTTGAttaagtttaattatttttattcttattgaaatatttaaaataaggtaaattttattataaaattatgatatagtacataaaaatgttattcaacttaaagttattgttttttattttcttaattttataatttcaagaatgataaaatgttctaaaaattagatttattaaatgtaaaaaaaaaaatcaattggatgacttttgatttaatattaaaataaactttGAATAGATGCAacatttggttttcaaatatataactttgaaattattattaatataataaaaaaaatcttatgcaacttataagaaatatatatatatatatatatagggataATTCTCTATCTCctaatactcttttttttttcttttttttttctttttttaagtattaaaaaaaacacaaatttaaggttattaaattttttaacattatacaTTCTTACCagaaattttcaacttttttggagggttcttaaaaaaagaaagagcaaCCATTTTATaataagtgttgaaaagagaatGTTGTGAAATTAGTTTGATTAAAGTATgttacacatttttttttcttttttctttttttaaggaaaaaaaaaaagataatttaaggttatttaatattttacttttcacATTCTTAttaagaattttcaaaatttatttcccTTAGGgtcttcatatatttaaaaagccCAATACATAACTAAGGTATTAGTACATGGTCAACAATACTCTTCTTTGATTAACTTCTTTTAGGCAAGCGGTAAATGTTTCTGCAATAAGGTGTGTTTGGATGGTTTTTTCAAATACGTCCCTCTGAAACTTAAGTTAGT of Vitis vinifera cultivar Pinot Noir 40024 chromosome 17, ASM3070453v1 contains these proteins:
- the LOC100852903 gene encoding pentatricopeptide repeat-containing protein At5g40400, with product MFRVSVGGILNDLFDRYFIQSRFQTPELRIPKLCPPYLEPRYASSIMNPTSIHAIKLNLYKCPLSLTVLRFILIPKFPYSSSSSSSLQTLNQSQTNSISNSLYHLLPQTQNPNNIVNLICSNLKQHNSNLALLHTEVNALLPHLGAQEISRVLLRCQSDSFTALSFFNWVKNDLGLRPSTQNYCIVVHTLAWSRNFSQAMKFLCELVELVKDDLPSEDVFKNLILCTEDCNWDPVVFDMLVKAYLRMGRVREGLRSFRRMLRVGFVPTVITSNYLLNGLLKLNYTDRCWEVYEEMERFGIAPNLYTFNILTHVLCKDGDTGKVNKFLEKMEEEGFDPDIVTYNTLINSYCRKGRLDDAFYLYKIMYRRGVVPDLVSYTALMNGLCKEGRVREAHQLFHRMVHRGLSPDIVTYNTLIHGYCKEGKMQESRSLLHDMIWNGISPDSFTCWVLVEGYGKEGKFLSALNLVVELQRFGVSISQDIYSYLIVALCRENRPFAAKNLLERMSKDGHKPELEIYNELIKSFCQCDCIAEALLLKMEMVDKEIKPNLATYRAVIGCLSRLSRSMEGESLVGEMVASGMLPDLEICRALFYGYCRENDIDKAESLLSFFAKEFQIHDTESFNALIRITSAKGDIARSLEIQDMMLKMGLLPNPLTCKYVIDGLWKARRVDSASLMK